From one Rattus norvegicus strain BN/NHsdMcwi chromosome 7, GRCr8, whole genome shotgun sequence genomic stretch:
- the Dctn2 gene encoding dynactin subunit 2 isoform X1, with protein sequence MADPKYADLPGIARNEPDVYETSDLPEDDQAEFDAEELSSTSVEHIIVNPNAAYDKFKDKRVGTKGLDFSDRIGKTKRTGYESGDYEMLGEGLGVKETPQQKYQRLLHEVQELTTEVEKIKTTVKESATEEKLTPVVLAKQLAALKQQLVASHLEKLLGPDAAINLADPDGALAKRLLLQLEATKSSKGSSGGKSTGGTPPDSSLVTYELHSRPEQDKFSQAAKVAELEKRLTELEATVRCDQDAQNPLSAGLQGACLMETVELLQAKVNALDLAVLDQVEARLQSVLGKVNEIAKHKASVEDADTQNKVHQLYETIQRWSPVASTLPELVQRLVTIKQLHEQAMQFGQLLTHLDTTQQMMASSLKDNTALLTQFLMDVPHLIDTWAKQT encoded by the exons ATGGCGGACCCTAAATACGCCGATCTCCCCGGCATT GCCAGGAACGAGCCAGATGTTTATGAAACCAGCGACCTACCTGAGGATGATCAAGCAGAGTTTGATGCG gaggagctgagcagcACAAGTGTGGAACACATCATCGTCAACCCCAACGCTGCCTATGACAAGTTCAAGGACAAGAGAGTAGGGACAAAGGGGCTTG ATTTCTCAGATCGCATTGGAAAGACCAAGAGGACAGGATATGAGTCTGGAGACTATGAAATG CTTGGAGAGGGTCTGGGAGTAAAGGAGACACCACAGCAGAAGTACCAACGACTACTGCATGAAGTCCAGGAGCTGACAACGGAGGTGGAGAAGATCAAG ACAACAGTGAAGGAGTCAGCCACTGAGGAGAAGCTCACCCCTGTGGTGCTGGCTAAACAGCTGGCCGCTCTGAAGCAGCAGCTGGTAGCTTCCCACCTGGAGAAGCTTCTGGGACCAGATGCTGCCATCAACCTCGCTGACCCAGATGGAGCCCTAGCTAA GCGCTTACTGCTGCAGCTGGAAGCAACCAAGAGCAGCAAAGGCAGCTCAGGGGGAAAGAGCACAGGTGGCACTCCCCCAGATAGCAGCCTTGTCACTTACGAACTCCACTCACGGCCTGAGCAGGACAAGTTCTCGCAAGCTGCCAAA gTTGCAGAACTCGAGAAGCGCCTGACAGAGCTGGAGGCCACTGTCCGCTGTGATCAGGATGCTCAG AATCCCCTTTCTGCAGGTCtacagggagcctgccttatg GAAACGGTAGAACTGTTACAGGCCAAAGTGAACGCCCTGGACCTTGCAGTTCTGGACCAAGTAGAGGCTCGACTGCAG AGTGTCCTGGGAAAGGTGAATGAGATTGCTAAGCACAAGGCATCTGTGGAGGACGCAGACACACAGAATAAG GTGCACCAGCTCTATGAGACCATCCAGCGCTGGAGCCCTGTGGCCTCCACTCTCCCTGAGCTGGTACAGAGACTTGTCACCATCAAGCAGCTTCATGAGCAAG CTATGCAGTTTGGTCAGCTCCTGACACACTTGGATACCACCCAGCAGATGATGGCGAGTTCTCTTAAGGACAATACTGCCCTCCTGACCCAG
- the Dctn2 gene encoding dynactin subunit 2 isoform X2: MADPKYADLPGIEELSSTSVEHIIVNPNAAYDKFKDKRVGTKGLDFSDRIGKTKRTGYESGDYEMLGEGLGVKETPQQKYQRLLHEVQELTTEVEKIKTTVKESATEEKLTPVVLAKQLAALKQQLVASHLEKLLGPDAAINLADPDGALAKRLLLQLEATKSSKGSSGGKSTGGTPPDSSLVTYELHSRPEQDKFSQAAKVAELEKRLTELEATVRCDQDAQNPLSAGLQGACLMETVELLQAKVNALDLAVLDQVEARLQSVLGKVNEIAKHKASVEDADTQNKVHQLYETIQRWSPVASTLPELVQRLVTIKQLHEQAMQFGQLLTHLDTTQQMMASSLKDNTALLTQVQTTMRENLATVEGNFASIDARMKKLGK; the protein is encoded by the exons ATGGCGGACCCTAAATACGCCGATCTCCCCGGCATT gaggagctgagcagcACAAGTGTGGAACACATCATCGTCAACCCCAACGCTGCCTATGACAAGTTCAAGGACAAGAGAGTAGGGACAAAGGGGCTTG ATTTCTCAGATCGCATTGGAAAGACCAAGAGGACAGGATATGAGTCTGGAGACTATGAAATG CTTGGAGAGGGTCTGGGAGTAAAGGAGACACCACAGCAGAAGTACCAACGACTACTGCATGAAGTCCAGGAGCTGACAACGGAGGTGGAGAAGATCAAG ACAACAGTGAAGGAGTCAGCCACTGAGGAGAAGCTCACCCCTGTGGTGCTGGCTAAACAGCTGGCCGCTCTGAAGCAGCAGCTGGTAGCTTCCCACCTGGAGAAGCTTCTGGGACCAGATGCTGCCATCAACCTCGCTGACCCAGATGGAGCCCTAGCTAA GCGCTTACTGCTGCAGCTGGAAGCAACCAAGAGCAGCAAAGGCAGCTCAGGGGGAAAGAGCACAGGTGGCACTCCCCCAGATAGCAGCCTTGTCACTTACGAACTCCACTCACGGCCTGAGCAGGACAAGTTCTCGCAAGCTGCCAAA gTTGCAGAACTCGAGAAGCGCCTGACAGAGCTGGAGGCCACTGTCCGCTGTGATCAGGATGCTCAG AATCCCCTTTCTGCAGGTCtacagggagcctgccttatg GAAACGGTAGAACTGTTACAGGCCAAAGTGAACGCCCTGGACCTTGCAGTTCTGGACCAAGTAGAGGCTCGACTGCAG AGTGTCCTGGGAAAGGTGAATGAGATTGCTAAGCACAAGGCATCTGTGGAGGACGCAGACACACAGAATAAG GTGCACCAGCTCTATGAGACCATCCAGCGCTGGAGCCCTGTGGCCTCCACTCTCCCTGAGCTGGTACAGAGACTTGTCACCATCAAGCAGCTTCATGAGCAAG CTATGCAGTTTGGTCAGCTCCTGACACACTTGGATACCACCCAGCAGATGATGGCGAGTTCTCTTAAGGACAATACTGCCCTCCTGACCCAG
- the Dctn2 gene encoding dynactin subunit 2 — protein MADPKYADLPGIARNEPDVYETSDLPEDDQAEFDAEELSSTSVEHIIVNPNAAYDKFKDKRVGTKGLDFSDRIGKTKRTGYESGDYEMLGEGLGVKETPQQKYQRLLHEVQELTTEVEKIKTTVKESATEEKLTPVVLAKQLAALKQQLVASHLEKLLGPDAAINLADPDGALAKRLLLQLEATKSSKGSSGGKSTGGTPPDSSLVTYELHSRPEQDKFSQAAKVAELEKRLTELEATVRCDQDAQNPLSAGLQGACLMETVELLQAKVNALDLAVLDQVEARLQSVLGKVNEIAKHKASVEDADTQNKVHQLYETIQRWSPVASTLPELVQRLVTIKQLHEQAMQFGQLLTHLDTTQQMMASSLKDNTALLTQVQTTMRENLATVEGNFASIDARMKKLGK, from the exons ATGGCGGACCCTAAATACGCCGATCTCCCCGGCATT GCCAGGAACGAGCCAGATGTTTATGAAACCAGCGACCTACCTGAGGATGATCAAGCAGAGTTTGATGCG gaggagctgagcagcACAAGTGTGGAACACATCATCGTCAACCCCAACGCTGCCTATGACAAGTTCAAGGACAAGAGAGTAGGGACAAAGGGGCTTG ATTTCTCAGATCGCATTGGAAAGACCAAGAGGACAGGATATGAGTCTGGAGACTATGAAATG CTTGGAGAGGGTCTGGGAGTAAAGGAGACACCACAGCAGAAGTACCAACGACTACTGCATGAAGTCCAGGAGCTGACAACGGAGGTGGAGAAGATCAAG ACAACAGTGAAGGAGTCAGCCACTGAGGAGAAGCTCACCCCTGTGGTGCTGGCTAAACAGCTGGCCGCTCTGAAGCAGCAGCTGGTAGCTTCCCACCTGGAGAAGCTTCTGGGACCAGATGCTGCCATCAACCTCGCTGACCCAGATGGAGCCCTAGCTAA GCGCTTACTGCTGCAGCTGGAAGCAACCAAGAGCAGCAAAGGCAGCTCAGGGGGAAAGAGCACAGGTGGCACTCCCCCAGATAGCAGCCTTGTCACTTACGAACTCCACTCACGGCCTGAGCAGGACAAGTTCTCGCAAGCTGCCAAA gTTGCAGAACTCGAGAAGCGCCTGACAGAGCTGGAGGCCACTGTCCGCTGTGATCAGGATGCTCAG AATCCCCTTTCTGCAGGTCtacagggagcctgccttatg GAAACGGTAGAACTGTTACAGGCCAAAGTGAACGCCCTGGACCTTGCAGTTCTGGACCAAGTAGAGGCTCGACTGCAG AGTGTCCTGGGAAAGGTGAATGAGATTGCTAAGCACAAGGCATCTGTGGAGGACGCAGACACACAGAATAAG GTGCACCAGCTCTATGAGACCATCCAGCGCTGGAGCCCTGTGGCCTCCACTCTCCCTGAGCTGGTACAGAGACTTGTCACCATCAAGCAGCTTCATGAGCAAG CTATGCAGTTTGGTCAGCTCCTGACACACTTGGATACCACCCAGCAGATGATGGCGAGTTCTCTTAAGGACAATACTGCCCTCCTGACCCAG